Proteins from a single region of Gossypium arboreum isolate Shixiya-1 chromosome 1, ASM2569848v2, whole genome shotgun sequence:
- the LOC108478064 gene encoding transcription factor bHLH157, translating to MGEPEKGSMLKQTLKNLCCSNGWCYGVFWRFDQRNSMLLTMEDAYYEEQMRPLVNSMLQKFHILGEGIIGQAAFTGKHRWIFSDSYGKSSNSYTGNQITFQDESELQNQISCGIKTIAIISLGRQGAVQVGSTQKILERLDFLDETKKLFCDVGSFHGLTPLEIEACNQDDSFAALRSCGNIYNENLATELYGFPREPKGWPCSLKNVTESSIFMREIRDPSVNSVVQNLSHLRNQRQTSNAEALFLSSGKISPVNCLAAYTPCTSTWRSEGSILTSFETSFPSESGIWDSPNMLPKANDLALSGNMEQKLQGASTFSSLYSIGELVDAELPTLDSYGKTAEYQCSFGTNSRLLDDAINLQRITEEFNPADFTIDLCNSFNLDDLSQLFSPLPQHDINGTGATIISDVSSSVGVTSVSSALVGGDTLVDIPVQQTANSLQSSITEASISNAEISTIVHDNGTDLFDGVGLDYAFGKTGESLEDIIVPLLHGDNATVTSGMSETVSQLDVRAMNGKRKGLFSELGLEKLLDGVNNSSHATKSSVEDQLSIMKRRKTESSSSSFCQGQFVGLSYSGGSMNPVHHSHTIFNKDIHRKSQVGAWIDYSYSVNGGQAVAATSKKPGKKRAKPGESTRPRPKDRQLIQDRIKELRGIIPHNGKPLSIDHLLEQTIKYLIFLQGVTKYADKIKQADEPKIIGNEDGMLPKHNMISGGATWAFEVGAQSIPIVVKDLNPPGQMLIEMLCEDQGFFLEIANVIRGIGLNILRAVMELQEDKIWARFIVEAKEQVERTCIIWSLLPLLQQTGGSGIDSASQPSNDVNGGIPLSNNYLQPFPLPPLNMAETFQ from the exons ATGGGGGAACCAGAGAAGGGTTCAATGTTAAAGCAGACACTTAAAAATCTTTGTTGCAGTAATGGGTGGTGTTATGGTGTTTTTTGGCGCTTTGATCAGAGAAATTCCAT GTTGTTAACAATGGAAGATGCCTACTATGAAGAACAAATGAGACCATTGGTTAACAGTATGCTTCAAAAATTCCACATCCTGGGTGAAGG GATCATTGGCCAAGCTGCTTTCACAGGAAAGCATCGATGGATTTTCTCAGACTCCTATGGTAAAAGTTCAAATAGTTACACTGGAAATCAAATTACATTTCAG GATGAATCTGAGTTACAAAACCAAATTTCATGTGGGATCAAG ACAATAGCAATAATCTCTTTGGGAAGACAAGGAGCGGTTCAGGTTGGATCCACACAAAAG ATTTTAGAGAGATTGGACTTTTTGGATGAAACAAAGAAGTTATTTTGTGATGTGGGGAGTTTTCATGGGCTTACACCTTTGGAAATTGAAGCTTGCAATCAAGACGATAGTTTTGCGGCACTAAGATCATGTGGAAATATTTACAATGAGAATCTGGCAACTGAACTGTATGGCTTCCCTAGAGAGCCAAAAGGGTGGCCATGTTCCTTAAAAAATGTCACTGAATCCTCCATTTTCATGCGCGAGATTCGAGACCCAAGTGTGAACTCGGTGGTACAGAACTTATCTCATCTCAGAAATCAAAGGCAAACAAGTAATGCAGAAGCTCTATTTTTATCGTCCGGTAAGATCTCTCCTGTTAACTGCTTGGCTGCTTATACCCCTTGCACTAGTACATGGCGTAGTGAGGGTTCAATTTTAACTTCATTTGAGACATCATTTCCATCGGAAAGTGGAATATGGGATTCACCGAATATGCTTCCTAAGGCAAACGATCTTGCACTTAGTGGAAATATGGAACAAAAGTTGCAAGGTGCTTCGACATTCAGTTCACTTTACAGCATAGGGGAACTTGTTGATGCAGAATTACCTACTCTAGACAGCTATGGGAAAACAGCTGAGTATCAATGTTCTTTTGGCACTAACAGCAGACTTCTTGATGATGCGATTAACCTACAAAGAATCACCGAGGAGTTTAACCCAGCTGACTTTACAATAGATCTCTGTAACTCCTTTAATCTGGATGATCTTTCTCAGTTGTTTTCTCCTTTGCCCCAGCATGACATCAATGGAACAGGAGCTACTATCATTAGTGATGTTTCATCTTCGGTGGGAGTTACATCAGTGTCATCTGCTCTGGTTGGAGGTGATACCTTAGTTGACATTCCTGTCCAACAAACAGCTAATTCATTGCAAAGCTCCATCACTGAAGCATCCATATCTAATGCAGAGATATCTACCATTGTTCATGATAACGGGACTGATCTGTTCGATGGCGTGGGGCTTGATTATGCATTTGGAAAAACTGGGGAGTCCTTGGAAGATATTATTGTGCCATTGTTGCATGGTGATAACGCAACTGTTACTTCTGGAATGTCGGAAACCGTTTCGCAATTGGATGTCCGTGCTATGAATGGCAAGCGAAAAGGCTTATTCTCTGAACTAGGCCTTGAAAAGCTTCTAGATGGTGTTAACAATTCTTCTCATGCTACGAAATCTAGTGTTGAAGATCAACTTTCTATTATGAAAAGAAGGAAAACTGAAAGTTCTTCGTCTAGTTTTTGTCAAGGTCAGTTTGTGGGGCTTTCTTACTCTGGCGGGAGCATGAATCCAGTGCATCATTCACATACTATATTCAACAAAGACATTCATCGAAAATCACAAGTTGGTGCGTGGATAGACTATAGCTACAGTGTAAATGGTGGCCAAGCTGTTGCTGCAACTTCAAAGAAGCCAGGCAAGAAAAGAGCTAAACCTGGTGAAAGTACTCGACCCAGGCCCAAAGACCGTCAGTTGATCCAAGATCGTATAAAAGAGTTGAGAGGGATTATCCCTCACAATGGAAAG CCATTGAGCATTGATCATTTACTGGAGCAGACCATCAAATACCTGATTTTCTTGCAAGGCGTGACAAAATATGCGGACAAGATTAAACAAGCTGATGAACCAAAG ATTATTGGCAACGAGGATGGTATGCTTCCAAAACATAACATGATAAGTGGTGGTGCTACATGGGCATTTGAAGTTGGGGCTCAGAGTATCCCTATTGTAGTTAAGGACCTAAATCCACCTGGCCAAATGCTTATAGAG ATGCTCTGTGAAGATCAAGGATTCTTTCTTGAAATAGCAAATGTCATTCGGGGCATTGGGTTGAATATCTTGAGGGCGGTGATGGAGCTCCAAGAAGATAAGATATGGGCACGGTTCATTGTTGAG GCAAAGGAGCAAGTTGAAAGGACATGTATAATCTGGTCTCTTCTCCCGCTTCTGCAACAGACAGGTGGCAGTGGGATTGATTCTGCCAGTCAGCCAAGCAATGATGTGAATGGTGGGATTCCGCTATCAAACAATTACCTGCAACCTTTTCCGCTACCTCCTCTCAACATGGCTGAGACATTTCAATAA
- the LOC108478065 gene encoding aluminum-activated malate transporter 10-like — MASGKELCEGVEWRIRVVDGSSEVLVPPTGLARKVWLRTKGLISGLGMKVRMFLKQAWDMGANDPRKVIHCIKVGLALTIVSLVYFMRPLYDGVGGNAMWAIMTVVVVFEPTVGATLYKCLNRVCATCLAGFLAVGVHWIASQSGDRFEPFVVGASIFILASIATFLRFIPSVKSMFDYGAMIFILTFSIVAISGYRVDKLFDLAHQRISTIIIGTSLCILVIMMVCPIWSGQELHSLTVRNMDKLSDSLDGCVTQYFTNSNGEDDQKLQGYKCVLSSKASEESMANFARWEPSHGRFNFRHPWKQYLKIGASMRSCAYCIEALNSCINSENQAAESIKKHLSTSCLKVSSSSSSAIKELAESVKKMNKSPNMDLLVEEMNSAVEELHNDLKSLSHLLNPSTTAENQISATGLVPFMEIIPVVTLASILIEISARIEALVGSVEELVEESEMKDKIVAKEEKPEGTMKALQRV; from the exons atgGCTTCTGGGAAGGAATTATGTGAAGGAGTGGAATGGAGGATAAGGGTGGTTGATGGCTCATCCGAGGTTTTGGTTCCACCTACAGGGCTTGCAAGAAAGGTGTGGCTAAGAACAAAAGGCTTAATTTCAGGTTTGGGTATGAAAGTGCGGATGTTTCTGAAGCAAGCATGGGACATGGGAGCTAATGATCCTAGAAAAGTGATCCACTGCATTAAGGTAGGACTAGCACTCACAATTGTATCACTGGTCTACTTCATGAGACCTTTGTATGATGGTGTTGGAGGCAATGCTATGTGGGCTATTATGACTGTCGTAGTAGTATTCGAGCCAACAGTTG GCGCCACCTTATACAAATGTTTGAACAGAGTTTGTGCAACTTGCCTGGCTGGATTTCTTGCCGTCGGGGTACACTGGATCGCGAGTCAATCCGGAGACAGATTTGAACCCTTTGTCGTAGGAGCATCGATTTTCATATTAG CTTCGATAGCAACCTTCTTGAGATTCATTCCATCAGTGAAATCCATGTTCGATTATGGTGCCATGATCTTCATCCTCACCTTTAGCATCGTTGCTATATCAGGCTATAGGGTGGATAAGTTATTTGACCTGGCCCATCAAAGAATATCCACCATTATCATTGGAACTTCCTTATGCATTCTTGTAATCATGATGGTCTGCCCCATTTGGTCCGGTCAAGAGCTCCATAGCCTCACTGTTCGTAACATGGACAAACTCTCCGATTCCCTCGACG GTTGTGTAACACAGTATTTTACCAACAgcaatggagaagatgatcaaaAGTTGCAAGGTTACAAGTGCGTGCTGAGCTCGAAGGCATCAGAAGAATCAATG GCAAATTTTGCTAGGTGGGAGCCTTCCCATGGACGGTTCAACTTCCGGCATCCATGGAAACAATACCTGAAAATCGGGGCATCGATGCGCAGTTGTGCTTACTGTATAGAGGCTCTCAACAGTTGCATCAACTCAGAAAATCAG GCAGCTGAATCAATAAAGAAACATCTAAGCACTAGTTGCTTGAAAGTAAGCTCTAGCTCTTCAAGTGCCATAAAAGAGTTAGCAGAATCTGTGAAGAAAATGAACAAGTCACCCAACATGGATTTGTTGGTTGAAGAAATGAACAGCGCAGTGGAAGAACTTCACAACGACTTAAAATCTCTTTCTCATTTGCTGAATCCATCAACAACTGCGGAAAACCAAATATCTGCAACTGGTTTAGTCCCTTTCATGGAAATCATACCAGTGGTGACTTTGGCTTCTATACTAATTGAAATCTCTGCGCGGATTGAAGCCCTTGTTGGTTCTGTGGAAGAACTAGTCGAGGAAAGCGAAATGAAAGATAAGATTGTAGCAAAAGAAGAGAAACCTGAAGGAACCATGAAGGCTCTTCAAAGGGTCTGA